The following are from one region of the Tachysurus fulvidraco isolate hzauxx_2018 chromosome 15, HZAU_PFXX_2.0, whole genome shotgun sequence genome:
- the pih1d1 gene encoding PIH1 domain-containing protein 1 isoform X2 → MCSKLQVTGFCVKTFSLPDKQKVFVNICKSADVPPPPPISHDALVDLLDSDDPTGYKVPMSLGEAHAEMDNSSNSCTVYDVVINEEFFQKCQKESLFQQFVIAVSLEGLENKYKLQLNRDIKILKNRKFMGSLLEQNIRKKSKPFIQEIKSNEIQSTVRRPQVCLVVEPPVGQVEYLIAEVQLPGVSSVRSLLLDLGEDRLVLNTRPSLFHLDIFLPFLVNHENSGAQYNTDTQVLTVTMPVSVSCL, encoded by the exons GTTTTTGTGTAAAGACTTTCTCTCTACCAGACAAGCAGAAAGTGTTTGTGAATATCTGTAAGTCAGCTGATGTCCCGCCCCCTCCACCCATTTCCCATGATGCACTGGTGGATCTGTTGGACTCAGATGATCCTACAGGATATAAGGTTCCTATGAGTCTTGGTGAGGCTCACGCTGAAATGGacaaca GTTCAAACAGTTGCACGGTTTATGATGTTGTCATTAATGAGGAGTTCTTCCAGAAATGTCAG AAAGAGTCCttgttccagcagtttgtgattGCAGTGTCACTGGAGGGTCTGGAGAATAAATACAAGCTGCAGTTGAACcgag ACATAAAGATTTTGAAAAACAGGAAGTTCATGGGCTCACTTTTGGAGCAGAACATTCGCAAGAAAAGCAAGCCGTTCATCCAGGAGATCAAGTCAAA TGAGATTCAGTCCACTGTgagaag GCCTCAGGTGTGTTTAGTGGTGGAGCCCCCTGTTGGTCAGGTGGAGTACTTGATTGCAGAGGTGCAGCTGCCTGGGGTG tcATCTGTCCGCTCTTTACTGCTGGATTTAGGAGAGGACCGGTTGGTATTAAACACTCGTCCATCTCTTTTTCACCTGGACATTTTCCTCCCCTTCCTCGTCAATCATGAGAACAGTGGAGCTCAgtacaacacagacacacag gtcCTCACAGTGACcatgcctgtgtctgtgtcatgCCTGTGA
- the tnnt1 gene encoding troponin T, slow skeletal muscle isoform X2, whose protein sequence is MSDVEEEYEEHAEAEEEQEDEEDIRQEDEGERTSLLHHTAQQEYTDYQEENQEEEEERPRPKPLAPQLAPPKIPEGDRVDFDDIHRKRMEKDLFELQTLIEVHFEQRKKEEEELIGLKERIERRRFERAEQQRVRAEKERDRQTRIAEERQRKEDEEAKKRADDEAKKKKVLSNMGANFGGFLAKAEQRRGKRLTGREIKRKTLSERRAPLSIDNLKEDGLRQRAQEMWEWIYQLESEKFDFMDQMKRQKYEIVVLLNRISHAQKFKKVHGKGKVGGRWK, encoded by the exons ATGTCTGATGTAGAAGAGGAATACGA AGAGCATGCAGAAG cagaggaggaacAAGAGGATGAAGAAGATATCAGACAGGAGGATGAAGGTGAGAGAACTTCACTTCTTCATCACACTG CGCAGCAGGAATACACAGATTACCAAG AAGAAAATCAGGAAGAAG AGGAGGAAAGGCCGCGACCCAA GCCTCTGGCTCCTCAACTCGCTCCTCCTAAGATCCCTGAAGGAGACAGAGTCGACTTCGAT gaCATTCACAGGAAAAGGATGGAGAAAGACCTGTTTGAGTTACAGACTCTGATTGAGGTTCACTTTGAGCAGaggaagaaggaggaagaggagctgATTGGACTTAAGGAGCGAATT GAGAGACGGCGCTTTGAGAGAGCTGAGCAGCAGCGTGTCCGAGCTGAGAAAGAGCGAGATCGACAAACACGCATCGCT GAGGAACGACAGAGGAAGGAGGACGAGGAGGCAAAGAAGAGAGCAGATGATGAGGCTAAGAAGAAGAAAGTTTTGTCCAACATGGGAGCAAATTTTGGAGGCTTCCTGGCTAag gcagaACAGAGGCGAGGGAAGCGTTTGACTGGAAGGGAAATCAAGCGGAAAACTTTATCAGAAAGACGAGCACCTCTCAGCATTGATAATTTAAAAGAGGACGGACTTCG GCAGCGAGCACAGGAGATGTGGGAGTGGATTTATCAGCTGGAGTCTGAGAAGTTTGACTTCATGGATCAGATGAAGAGGCAGAAGTATGAG ATCGTGGTCCTGCTGAACAGGATCTCACACGCCCAAAAGTT CAAAAAGGTCCACGGAAAGGGAAAAGTTGGTGGTCGCTGGAAATAA
- the tnnt1 gene encoding troponin T, slow skeletal muscle isoform X1 encodes MSDVEEEYEEHAEAAEEEQEDEEDIRQEDEGERTSLLHHTAQQEYTDYQEENQEEEEERPRPKPLAPQLAPPKIPEGDRVDFDDIHRKRMEKDLFELQTLIEVHFEQRKKEEEELIGLKERIERRRFERAEQQRVRAEKERDRQTRIAEERQRKEDEEAKKRADDEAKKKKVLSNMGANFGGFLAKAEQRRGKRLTGREIKRKTLSERRAPLSIDNLKEDGLRQRAQEMWEWIYQLESEKFDFMDQMKRQKYEIVVLLNRISHAQKFKKVHGKGKVGGRWK; translated from the exons ATGTCTGATGTAGAAGAGGAATACGA AGAGCATGCAGAAG cagcagaggaggaacAAGAGGATGAAGAAGATATCAGACAGGAGGATGAAGGTGAGAGAACTTCACTTCTTCATCACACTG CGCAGCAGGAATACACAGATTACCAAG AAGAAAATCAGGAAGAAG AGGAGGAAAGGCCGCGACCCAA GCCTCTGGCTCCTCAACTCGCTCCTCCTAAGATCCCTGAAGGAGACAGAGTCGACTTCGAT gaCATTCACAGGAAAAGGATGGAGAAAGACCTGTTTGAGTTACAGACTCTGATTGAGGTTCACTTTGAGCAGaggaagaaggaggaagaggagctgATTGGACTTAAGGAGCGAATT GAGAGACGGCGCTTTGAGAGAGCTGAGCAGCAGCGTGTCCGAGCTGAGAAAGAGCGAGATCGACAAACACGCATCGCT GAGGAACGACAGAGGAAGGAGGACGAGGAGGCAAAGAAGAGAGCAGATGATGAGGCTAAGAAGAAGAAAGTTTTGTCCAACATGGGAGCAAATTTTGGAGGCTTCCTGGCTAag gcagaACAGAGGCGAGGGAAGCGTTTGACTGGAAGGGAAATCAAGCGGAAAACTTTATCAGAAAGACGAGCACCTCTCAGCATTGATAATTTAAAAGAGGACGGACTTCG GCAGCGAGCACAGGAGATGTGGGAGTGGATTTATCAGCTGGAGTCTGAGAAGTTTGACTTCATGGATCAGATGAAGAGGCAGAAGTATGAG ATCGTGGTCCTGCTGAACAGGATCTCACACGCCCAAAAGTT CAAAAAGGTCCACGGAAAGGGAAAAGTTGGTGGTCGCTGGAAATAA
- the tnnt1 gene encoding troponin T, slow skeletal muscle isoform X3: MSDVEEEYEEHAEAAEEEQEDEEDIRQEDEAQQEYTDYQEENQEEEEERPRPKPLAPQLAPPKIPEGDRVDFDDIHRKRMEKDLFELQTLIEVHFEQRKKEEEELIGLKERIERRRFERAEQQRVRAEKERDRQTRIAEERQRKEDEEAKKRADDEAKKKKVLSNMGANFGGFLAKAEQRRGKRLTGREIKRKTLSERRAPLSIDNLKEDGLRQRAQEMWEWIYQLESEKFDFMDQMKRQKYEIVVLLNRISHAQKFKKVHGKGKVGGRWK; encoded by the exons ATGTCTGATGTAGAAGAGGAATACGA AGAGCATGCAGAAG cagcagaggaggaacAAGAGGATGAAGAAGATATCAGACAGGAGGATGAAG CGCAGCAGGAATACACAGATTACCAAG AAGAAAATCAGGAAGAAG AGGAGGAAAGGCCGCGACCCAA GCCTCTGGCTCCTCAACTCGCTCCTCCTAAGATCCCTGAAGGAGACAGAGTCGACTTCGAT gaCATTCACAGGAAAAGGATGGAGAAAGACCTGTTTGAGTTACAGACTCTGATTGAGGTTCACTTTGAGCAGaggaagaaggaggaagaggagctgATTGGACTTAAGGAGCGAATT GAGAGACGGCGCTTTGAGAGAGCTGAGCAGCAGCGTGTCCGAGCTGAGAAAGAGCGAGATCGACAAACACGCATCGCT GAGGAACGACAGAGGAAGGAGGACGAGGAGGCAAAGAAGAGAGCAGATGATGAGGCTAAGAAGAAGAAAGTTTTGTCCAACATGGGAGCAAATTTTGGAGGCTTCCTGGCTAag gcagaACAGAGGCGAGGGAAGCGTTTGACTGGAAGGGAAATCAAGCGGAAAACTTTATCAGAAAGACGAGCACCTCTCAGCATTGATAATTTAAAAGAGGACGGACTTCG GCAGCGAGCACAGGAGATGTGGGAGTGGATTTATCAGCTGGAGTCTGAGAAGTTTGACTTCATGGATCAGATGAAGAGGCAGAAGTATGAG ATCGTGGTCCTGCTGAACAGGATCTCACACGCCCAAAAGTT CAAAAAGGTCCACGGAAAGGGAAAAGTTGGTGGTCGCTGGAAATAA
- the tnnt1 gene encoding troponin T, slow skeletal muscle isoform X4, with product MSDVEEEYEEHAEAEEEQEDEEDIRQEDEAQQEYTDYQEENQEEEEERPRPKPLAPQLAPPKIPEGDRVDFDDIHRKRMEKDLFELQTLIEVHFEQRKKEEEELIGLKERIERRRFERAEQQRVRAEKERDRQTRIAEERQRKEDEEAKKRADDEAKKKKVLSNMGANFGGFLAKAEQRRGKRLTGREIKRKTLSERRAPLSIDNLKEDGLRQRAQEMWEWIYQLESEKFDFMDQMKRQKYEIVVLLNRISHAQKFKKVHGKGKVGGRWK from the exons ATGTCTGATGTAGAAGAGGAATACGA AGAGCATGCAGAAG cagaggaggaacAAGAGGATGAAGAAGATATCAGACAGGAGGATGAAG CGCAGCAGGAATACACAGATTACCAAG AAGAAAATCAGGAAGAAG AGGAGGAAAGGCCGCGACCCAA GCCTCTGGCTCCTCAACTCGCTCCTCCTAAGATCCCTGAAGGAGACAGAGTCGACTTCGAT gaCATTCACAGGAAAAGGATGGAGAAAGACCTGTTTGAGTTACAGACTCTGATTGAGGTTCACTTTGAGCAGaggaagaaggaggaagaggagctgATTGGACTTAAGGAGCGAATT GAGAGACGGCGCTTTGAGAGAGCTGAGCAGCAGCGTGTCCGAGCTGAGAAAGAGCGAGATCGACAAACACGCATCGCT GAGGAACGACAGAGGAAGGAGGACGAGGAGGCAAAGAAGAGAGCAGATGATGAGGCTAAGAAGAAGAAAGTTTTGTCCAACATGGGAGCAAATTTTGGAGGCTTCCTGGCTAag gcagaACAGAGGCGAGGGAAGCGTTTGACTGGAAGGGAAATCAAGCGGAAAACTTTATCAGAAAGACGAGCACCTCTCAGCATTGATAATTTAAAAGAGGACGGACTTCG GCAGCGAGCACAGGAGATGTGGGAGTGGATTTATCAGCTGGAGTCTGAGAAGTTTGACTTCATGGATCAGATGAAGAGGCAGAAGTATGAG ATCGTGGTCCTGCTGAACAGGATCTCACACGCCCAAAAGTT CAAAAAGGTCCACGGAAAGGGAAAAGTTGGTGGTCGCTGGAAATAA
- the syt5a gene encoding synaptotagmin Va isoform X2, with protein MRFISLQHRVRREVEPESDHAQAPPPPSHHSHNFIEIKNKFFNELGHLPMPMWAVGAIIVVALVLVACFTFCLYKKCLGGKKKTKKVRERKGVRRVMKKEKDGEEEKEEVKQEEEKEQEYFGKLEYSLDYNFTENQLIVGVLQAQDLPAMDIGGTSDPYVKVYMLPDKKKKFETKVQRKNLCPVFNETFIFKTPFNDLAGQTLVLQVFDFDRFGKHDVIGEIKIPMNSVDLGQPIHEWKDLVGGEKEEQEKLGDICISLRYVPTSGKLTVCVMEAKNLKKMDVGGLSDPFVKVVLQHNRKRLKKKKTTVKQNTLNPYFNESFSFEIPFAQIQKVQVLITVYDYDKLGSNDAIGKCWIGYGASGVGLRHWSDMLANPRRPIAQWHTLLLEEEVDAALKAPIR; from the exons ATGAGATTCATCAGTCTGCAGCATCGTGTACGGAGGGAGGTGGAACCGGAGTCAGATCACGCCCAAGCTCCGCCCCCTCCCTCTCACCACTCCCAcaattttattgaaataaagaacaaattctTCAATGAGCTCGGACACCTTCCCA tgcccATGTGGGCAGTTGGTGCCATCATAGTTGTAGCTCTCGTCCTCGTTGCCTGCTTTACTTTCTGTTTGTACAAAAAATGTTtaggaggaaagaaaaagaccaagaaagtgagagagagaaaaggcgTGCGACGAGtgatgaaaaaagagaaagacggAGAGGAGGAAAAG GAGGAAGTGAAAcaagaggaggaaaaagagcAGGAATACTTTGGAAAGCTGGAATACAGTCTGGATTATAACTTCACTGAGAAtcag CTCATAGTTGGAGTCCTTCAGGCTCAAGACCTTCCTGCGATGGACATTGGCGGCACTTCGGATCCCTACGTTAAAGTCTACATGCTTCCtgacaagaagaagaaatttgAGACCAAAGTTCAGAGGAAGAATCTCTGTCCTGTTTTTAacgaaacatttatttttaaa ACCCCCTTTAATGATTTGGCCGGACAAACTTTGGTGCTGCAGGTTTTTGACTTTGATCGTTTCGGGAAACATGACGTGATCGGAGAGATTAAAATTCCCATGAACAGTGTGGATCTGGGACAACCGATTCACGAGTGGAAAGACCTGGtgggaggagagaaagaggag caAGAGAAACTCGGTGATATCTGTATCTCTCTGCGATACGTACCAACATCTGGGaaactcactgtgtgtgtgatggaagcAAAGAACCTGAAGAAGATGGATGTTGGTGGTTTATCAG ACCCATTTGTGAAGGTGGTTCTTCAACACAACCGTAAACgtctgaagaagaagaagactacGGTGAAACAGAACACTCTGAACCCGTACTTCAATGAGAGCTTCAGCTTCGAGATTCCTTTTGCTCAGATTCAG aaGGTGCAGGTTCTGATCACAGTGTATGATTACGATAAACTGGGAAGTAACGACGCCATTGGAAAGTGCTGGATTGGATACGGGGCCAGTGGAGTCGGACTGCGGCATTGGTCAGACATGCTCGCCAACCCGAGACGTCCCATCGCCCAGTGGCACACACTACTGCTTGAGGAAGAAGTGGATGCTGCACTGAAGGCACCAATCCGCtaa
- the syt5a gene encoding synaptotagmin Va isoform X3, with protein MRFISLQHRVRREVEPESDHAQAPPPPSHHSHNFIEIKNKFFNELGHLPRGKKKTKKVRERKGVRRVMKKEKDGEEEKEEVKQEEEKEQEYFGKLEYSLDYNFTENQLIVGVLQAQDLPAMDIGGTSDPYVKVYMLPDKKKKFETKVQRKNLCPVFNETFIFKTPFNDLAGQTLVLQVFDFDRFGKHDVIGEIKIPMNSVDLGQPIHEWKDLVGGEKEEQEKLGDICISLRYVPTSGKLTVCVMEAKNLKKMDVGGLSDPFVKVVLQHNRKRLKKKKTTVKQNTLNPYFNESFSFEIPFAQIQKVQVLITVYDYDKLGSNDAIGKCWIGYGASGVGLRHWSDMLANPRRPIAQWHTLLLEEEVDAALKAPIR; from the exons ATGAGATTCATCAGTCTGCAGCATCGTGTACGGAGGGAGGTGGAACCGGAGTCAGATCACGCCCAAGCTCCGCCCCCTCCCTCTCACCACTCCCAcaattttattgaaataaagaacaaattctTCAATGAGCTCGGACACCTTCCCA gaggaaagaaaaagaccaagaaagtgagagagagaaaaggcgTGCGACGAGtgatgaaaaaagagaaagacggAGAGGAGGAAAAG GAGGAAGTGAAAcaagaggaggaaaaagagcAGGAATACTTTGGAAAGCTGGAATACAGTCTGGATTATAACTTCACTGAGAAtcag CTCATAGTTGGAGTCCTTCAGGCTCAAGACCTTCCTGCGATGGACATTGGCGGCACTTCGGATCCCTACGTTAAAGTCTACATGCTTCCtgacaagaagaagaaatttgAGACCAAAGTTCAGAGGAAGAATCTCTGTCCTGTTTTTAacgaaacatttatttttaaa ACCCCCTTTAATGATTTGGCCGGACAAACTTTGGTGCTGCAGGTTTTTGACTTTGATCGTTTCGGGAAACATGACGTGATCGGAGAGATTAAAATTCCCATGAACAGTGTGGATCTGGGACAACCGATTCACGAGTGGAAAGACCTGGtgggaggagagaaagaggag caAGAGAAACTCGGTGATATCTGTATCTCTCTGCGATACGTACCAACATCTGGGaaactcactgtgtgtgtgatggaagcAAAGAACCTGAAGAAGATGGATGTTGGTGGTTTATCAG ACCCATTTGTGAAGGTGGTTCTTCAACACAACCGTAAACgtctgaagaagaagaagactacGGTGAAACAGAACACTCTGAACCCGTACTTCAATGAGAGCTTCAGCTTCGAGATTCCTTTTGCTCAGATTCAG aaGGTGCAGGTTCTGATCACAGTGTATGATTACGATAAACTGGGAAGTAACGACGCCATTGGAAAGTGCTGGATTGGATACGGGGCCAGTGGAGTCGGACTGCGGCATTGGTCAGACATGCTCGCCAACCCGAGACGTCCCATCGCCCAGTGGCACACACTACTGCTTGAGGAAGAAGTGGATGCTGCACTGAAGGCACCAATCCGCtaa
- the syt5a gene encoding synaptotagmin Va isoform X1: MRFISLQHRVRREVEPESDHAQAPPPPSHHSHNFIEIKNKFFNELGHLPNHKIKMPMWAVGAIIVVALVLVACFTFCLYKKCLGGKKKTKKVRERKGVRRVMKKEKDGEEEKEEVKQEEEKEQEYFGKLEYSLDYNFTENQLIVGVLQAQDLPAMDIGGTSDPYVKVYMLPDKKKKFETKVQRKNLCPVFNETFIFKTPFNDLAGQTLVLQVFDFDRFGKHDVIGEIKIPMNSVDLGQPIHEWKDLVGGEKEEQEKLGDICISLRYVPTSGKLTVCVMEAKNLKKMDVGGLSDPFVKVVLQHNRKRLKKKKTTVKQNTLNPYFNESFSFEIPFAQIQKVQVLITVYDYDKLGSNDAIGKCWIGYGASGVGLRHWSDMLANPRRPIAQWHTLLLEEEVDAALKAPIR; encoded by the exons ATGAGATTCATCAGTCTGCAGCATCGTGTACGGAGGGAGGTGGAACCGGAGTCAGATCACGCCCAAGCTCCGCCCCCTCCCTCTCACCACTCCCAcaattttattgaaataaagaacaaattctTCAATGAGCTCGGACACCTTCCCA ACCACAAGATTAAAA tgcccATGTGGGCAGTTGGTGCCATCATAGTTGTAGCTCTCGTCCTCGTTGCCTGCTTTACTTTCTGTTTGTACAAAAAATGTTtaggaggaaagaaaaagaccaagaaagtgagagagagaaaaggcgTGCGACGAGtgatgaaaaaagagaaagacggAGAGGAGGAAAAG GAGGAAGTGAAAcaagaggaggaaaaagagcAGGAATACTTTGGAAAGCTGGAATACAGTCTGGATTATAACTTCACTGAGAAtcag CTCATAGTTGGAGTCCTTCAGGCTCAAGACCTTCCTGCGATGGACATTGGCGGCACTTCGGATCCCTACGTTAAAGTCTACATGCTTCCtgacaagaagaagaaatttgAGACCAAAGTTCAGAGGAAGAATCTCTGTCCTGTTTTTAacgaaacatttatttttaaa ACCCCCTTTAATGATTTGGCCGGACAAACTTTGGTGCTGCAGGTTTTTGACTTTGATCGTTTCGGGAAACATGACGTGATCGGAGAGATTAAAATTCCCATGAACAGTGTGGATCTGGGACAACCGATTCACGAGTGGAAAGACCTGGtgggaggagagaaagaggag caAGAGAAACTCGGTGATATCTGTATCTCTCTGCGATACGTACCAACATCTGGGaaactcactgtgtgtgtgatggaagcAAAGAACCTGAAGAAGATGGATGTTGGTGGTTTATCAG ACCCATTTGTGAAGGTGGTTCTTCAACACAACCGTAAACgtctgaagaagaagaagactacGGTGAAACAGAACACTCTGAACCCGTACTTCAATGAGAGCTTCAGCTTCGAGATTCCTTTTGCTCAGATTCAG aaGGTGCAGGTTCTGATCACAGTGTATGATTACGATAAACTGGGAAGTAACGACGCCATTGGAAAGTGCTGGATTGGATACGGGGCCAGTGGAGTCGGACTGCGGCATTGGTCAGACATGCTCGCCAACCCGAGACGTCCCATCGCCCAGTGGCACACACTACTGCTTGAGGAAGAAGTGGATGCTGCACTGAAGGCACCAATCCGCtaa